The genomic segment gtgtgtgcgtgagtttagtGTGTGCagaatgtgtgtgtgcgtgtgttagataattaggaggagtaaaatttgctaattaataattaacaatGCTAATCAAGATGCTAATTAAAAAGATTGACTcaaataacaatttaattaaaatactatccTTACTCCtctttaaatcaaactctttaattaaaatataacacacaccctactagactttaaaagttctaaaatcataaactcacaaaataattaatttaggattcaaaaatgctaaaactcactaaattaattaaaatgctcCCAACCTCAACttcaaataaaataccatattttaaatggtcACAATCGTCACTGGtctcttcctcgatctcgcctcgaataatcgcctgaaacattaagctcgaaagacattttaacgtgcatcacataaacataaacaatttaaaataatgcatttaaataaatcatgcatcgccaaaactcatttaaaattaatttaaatgatttaataattaaatgaatgcatgggttatacgtgtattaaatttgggcactacatatAACCTCAACTCGTATTGCTTCATCATCAACAAGAGCTCCTCCTTTTTTTTTACTTTGTCGAATCAAATGTAATATTTCAATACGAGTTGGTTTTCTGCCATTTTCTTGAAACTAAGcatagaaaaaaatatttttgattaaaTATGCAAAAGTTATAATAGCCCAAGACTCATCTATATTGAATGATATCATCACAACAATAAAATCTTGAttatattttcaaatactaAGCATGGAAAATTTACTATCTAAATCATATATGTTCAATAATAGCTCCCTTATATCTAATCcatacatgccaaaagtacacacacacaaaaacacATGTAATATAATAAATCAATAGTATGAAACTATTCGTGAACATATTTTATGATCTAATACTTACAAACTTATATTCCAAAGATGCAATATTTGTCCGTCCTTGTGCATGTATCCCTCTTTTTTTACTCTCATGTTCTCGATTTATTCTTGAAGTGCTCtggaaaaatataattatatcaaatttatccataacaaaaaaatatatatataaaaattaatcaaaataaGAACAACCTCAATAGACTTCCAGTAATGACACAAAGTTTGCCATACTTCTGGCGTAAGGTCATGGGAATGGGACGAATTGACACAAGTTCCCTTAATGGAATATTTGGATCATAAGAAGTAGCTTTAACTTGTGTCTTCCATCGCCTCCATGAAACTCCCATCATCTGCATCACACTAGCTCTATGTTGATCGAAGATATCAAAACTTGCATGTGAACATTGAAAAAGTTATAATAATGGTTTGAATTAAGtatgaattaaaatatttatcaacTTACTGTTAAACGTTCCCATGCATCATCCAAGCAACGCTTAGGCATTTTTCTCCAATCTGAAAAATCAAGTGGCAAAACATTTCCATTACGAGCAATGGTGCCCACAAAATTGGCAAGCGTCGGCTGCATTTCGCCATAAGGTTTACCTCTTTCATTAAATGTTACTACTAAACGGTCACCGAGTGCTAAAGAATGAACATCCTTCATAATAGTTTTCCCACGTTTCTTTCGTGGGCTTTGGGATGAATGTGTGATCTCGTTGTGACctaaaaaaatatgcaaaatataattatttttttcaagtGATAAACATAATCAACAATTTatactgaaaaaatatttttaacctcCTCGATTATTCTCTTCGTTTTGTCTTGACTCCATTGtattattttgtgttgaattgtTTTGTGGGTCTAATAATGGATTTGATGAAGTGATTTGTGAGTCAGGCTCATCTTCGTGTCCTCTATTACCTGTATCATCTCTACAAGATCGTCCACTTATATTCTGAAGCAACTTTCGTATTCTTTTATTTGTCATATATAATATCAAACcttaaaaataatgaaaaaaatcgcacaaaataaatattaaatgtatataattaacaaaatggtaatttttatattaaaaacttCTCTGGAGATGCACATACCGCACACATCGAAGGACACTCGAAAATTTAGTGTAATTGATTTCActgatatttattttttagaaatgaAATATTTACGCAAAAAATTATAAAACCAAATATGAAACAAGAACTGAGGCATGTCACCTCAATTTCTAGatggaaaaagaaaagaaaacaaataatGCGTACACTGCCAACAAAATCGAGGTTCAattaataaaaagaaacatTCAATGGAAACACCATGCAAGAGTTCCTATACAAGCCTCCCACCGCAAACCGTACTCAAATTTCAATGAGAAGAAAATATGTTTAGCCTTCGACCGTTCTAGAAAATTGGATCTGACTGATAATCCCATGTGTTTCTAAATACATGTGACGAACCAAGTATGAAACAAATTACATTAATCTAAAAATTCTCAATTGATCAAGATTCAAGAAAACCGTACAACCATGTAAGAAAGGTTTTACAAATTTTGGTAGTGCAAGAAATAATCACAGACAAGAAAACAAATTACCTCCAAATGCCAAAAGAAAAAGCAATCTTCCGTAGAAAGAAGTGAATGATGAAAGAATGAGAGAATTTGATAAAAGAGTTGGATATTTATCTTTTCATATTATCACACTTTAAACTTTAATATGGAGGGAAAATGTTTCAGATTaaggtattttaaaattttaaatggatGTTTAtctttttagaatttttttaattggaGAAACTTTGGTAAATTATCTTTATCACCACAATTTTAAAAAAGTAGGGAACTTTTTGTGGAGAGATTTttgtaatttaaaaatatatagatTTATTATTTTGACGGTGAAACAAGAATCAAGACAAGCAAGaaggaaataaaaaaaaaaaataaaggtttTTAGTCAGCTGAAATTATTTATAGTAGGATTTGAACTATTACATTCACATATTTCTCCCAacgaatatttttaaaaatgtcaAATATTTTGTCAAAGAAAGTGTGCACAAATTTTCctatttaatataattcaattggttaaatgaaaattttggtgGTAAATGTTATAAGATCTACCGCCAAAATTTTGCCATTTGTGAAATTGAATATattgttaaataaaaaaaatcaaagaaaCCAACATCATTATATAATCAACTTACAAAAATTTCAGATTATATATTGAGTaatgatttatagatttattatatcattttcataaaatatttgttttttgtAGTACGCGTAATTTGACTCAGTCCTTCAAATCTCTCACACTTGGTCATTGCTAATTgtcatatttttaattaagtagATAAATAGtctttttaattgattaatcaaTTAGGATTGAATAGTTAAAGAGTAAATACTATGCACTCTCTAAAGCTAAACAAAAAATTCATGTTAGTCAttgtcaaaaaaaatatttatttaaactaTTTGATCTACAACAAAATATGTTTGCACTCTCTAAGTCCACATTTATTTTCTTAGATAAAATTCGAtacaaaacattaaaaatacagtaataatatatgatatttgagtactAATTTCTTTAGaaatgatattaatatatgttTTTTGAGTACTCAAAAGACATATATATCAAATACTAATATTGATTACACATTCGTATTTTCGGATGAAAATtaatacaaaatattaaaagtaCAGTActtattaatatatgatatttgaattCAGATATAATACTGgtatatgatttttgagtacttaaacattttattaataaagttgttctaaatttatattaaattcaaaatggATCCCTAAATCGATATATCACCGATCACTTGGCCTCGAATGGATGATCAATTTCATAGGTATTGAAAAAACATTATTGATTCTACGGCAAAAAATGATGTACTTTTTCTATCTTCATGTTTGCTAGAGATATATGATCGTTCTTTTATCCGTCATCCCCACTCTTTTTCTTCACAGAAAAATTCATGCAAGTTCGAACAAAAAACATTTCTATTTATTATATTCACTTACAAATTCAagattcaattttttatttatcatcATCCAGATTATATTTAAACCATTCAaaccaatatttcaaatgattGCGTTGGTGTTCTTGTTGATGAAGAGAAAAGAGTGTTGAAAACGTGACCTACCAATGAGATGACTAAACACATCAAACCACTCTATATTATAGCACATGTTAATGGAAAGCCATTGTCTAGGGTACTGATAGATAATGAATCTGCCGTGAATATTTTACCATACAGAATCCTTCAGAAGTTGGGGAAGAATGTAGATGACCTAATTCCTACCGAAGTCTCGGTGGCGACTTTTACTGGGAAATCTACGAAAACTTTAGGAGTGTTGCCAACAAATGTTACTGTAGGGTCTCGATCCTCGTTGTCAGCTTTTTTCGTGGTCAATTCCAGTGCTAGCTTCTATGCTCTGTTGGGAATATATTGGATTCATACCAACCATTGTGTACCATCATCTATGCACCAGTTACTGTTGATGTGGAAAGGGGATGATGTGGAAGCGGTGCAGGCTTATTCGCAGCCGTATCAATCTAATTCAAACACATGAGAGGCTAAGTATTGTGATGGAGCCTTCGGTCTTATTAAAATTCGCGAATACAAGACGAATGAACGGCAAGGTGCAGTCTACATGGATACTAAAAAAGTGAAAGAAGCAGTTGAAAAAATTCTCAAACCCACTGCCATGGTCTCTCCTAGACCCATGGTCCGAACTATTATCGAGGAGGTCGATGATTAAGTTCACTGAAGAAGAGATGGAAGTAGCTGCAACTTCCGAATGGAAAGCCACATTGCAGCATCTGGTGAATGAAGTACAATCTCAGGAATTGTGTGACATTGACGGAACTGAAATAATATTTGAAGATGAATGTGATAACAGTGAGGAAACAGAATTACATTTGGAATATATAGTTTTAGCTCCGGCTCAGATGGAAGATCGACAGCCAGAGACTCAGGATCCTTTGAAAGAGGTGAATCTGGGATATCAGTGACTTGTTAGAGGAAGATATGAAGAAAGAAATTGTGAAAATTCTCGTGGAATTCAAAGATTGTTTCGTGTGGGAATATGAAGATATGCTGGGTTTAGACGTAAATTGGTGGAACATCGGCTACCAATCAAAGATGGTTTCAAACCATACCAACAGCCGGCTAGAAGGATGTCCAAGGCCATCAAAGCAAGGATAAAAGAAGAAATCGAAAAATTTCTCAAAGCAAAATTCATCCGTCCAGTAAGATACACGGAATGGCTTGCAAACATAGTCCCTTTGATGAAAAAGAATGGGAAGCTTCGAGTTTGCATAGATTTCAGGGATTTAAATTGTGCCACCCCGAAAGACGTTTATATAATGCTGGTGGCCGATATGTTAGTCGATGCAGTGGCAAAAAACGAGTTGATGTCATTCATGGACGGATTTTCAGGAtacaatcaaataaaaatagtaGAGGAAGATGTATCCAAAACAGCTTTTAGATGTCCTGGGGCAATTGGCACGTTTGAATGGCTGGTTATGCCATTGGTTTAAAAAATGCAGGAGCAACTTACCAAAGGGCCATGAATACCATTTTCCAGGATATGATCGGTCAGTTCTTGGaggtatatgttgatgacattgttGTTAAATCGAAAAAAGCATCAGATCATATCGGCCACCTCAGGAAGAGCTTTATAAGGATGAGGCAACACAATTTGAAGTTGAATCATTTGAATGTGCTTTCGGTGTACAAGCTGggaatttccttgatttttttgtTCACCAGCGAGGAGTAGAGGTGGAGAAAAATAAGGCTAAAGCTATCATGGCGGTGATGCCACCGAAGAATAAGAAGGAGCTACAAAGATTCCTCGGTCACGTAAATTATTTAAGAAGATTTATCTCAAACTTGGCAGGTAAAACTCGAGATTTTCTTTATTATTAAAGTTGAAAGACTCTGAAGAATTTAAATGGGAAAGATGTCACCAAGAAGCTTTCgataaaataaaagaatatttGTTTAACCTTCTGTTTTGATGCCCCCAAGGCGTGGTTTTCCCCTCAAACTATATATACAGCCGCTCAAGATTCTATTGGATGTCTTTTGGCGCAAAACAACTAAGAGAATCATGAGCAGGCCATTTATTATTTGAGTCGATCACTTACAGAGGTGGAGGTTAGATACTCCGTCATAGAAAAATTGTGTTTGGCTATATATTATTCATGTACTAAATTGAGGCATTATCTGATCCAGTCAAGAGTTTATGTGATTTCACAAACAGATCTTGTCAAATACATGCTTCACAGGCCTATCTTGACTGGGAGGATTGGCAAATGGTCGCTGGCATTGGCCGAGTTTACCTTGATTTATTGCCCCCAAAAATCGATGAAAGGACAAGCTGTTGCTGATTTTCTGGCAAACCACCCTATGGTCAATGTGGCGGGGAGTGCACCAGTGGATATCACAGTGTTTTGTGTCAATCAATCCTGGACTTTGAAATTTGTTGGTTCAAGTACAGAGTATGCTAGATGGCCACTTGGTTTGAATTTGTCATATTAACTTGTAAGAAGTTCCGTAAAAAGGGGAGAATAGACTTTCAAGTCATTCTTTGTTGAACTTGTTTACAAATAGTGGTGGAGCATCTgtgaataaataaaagaaaattttctcaTGGAATCTTTTGCAACTGATGTgcttttaagagatgttttgtctTGATAGCCGAATGGATGACGTGTAGAGtgtgtttattaaatatttcgaTACTTTGATGTTATTTGGAAAGTATGGGTGTCAATGAGCAATTGTGATAGCGTGTGATGATAATATTGAAGGAAACATGCTATTTAGCTGTTGTGTTTTTTAATTCACTTTTACAGAAATTTGGGCAGAGTTTCCCTTGTAATCTTGACATCCCAGAAATACAAATCTATACAAACACCAGTGGACAAACccaagcacatatataatataattccaGCACCCAAAATTTATCGGTAAGCCAAATCATGCCAAAGAAATACAACAAATTAAAAGAACTCACATAAGACGGTCTGAGCATCGAACAAAATAAAAAACTGAAATATTAAATGGTGGTGCATGAGCATTTAAGAAAGGTCACGATGGCGTAATTCCTCCCACTTAGACAGGCACTCTGCTATGTTCTGTGGTTTTTAGGGCGTCTTCCCATTGttgatatgcatgtttttgaCTTACTAAATCTTCGCCCAGGCCTTGGATATCAATCTTGAATCTATCAGTGGAAGCCTTTAAAACCTCACTGTCATGTAGAAGGGTTACCATGTCAACTTTGTGTTGGACGAGTTACATCTCTAACTTCTTCACTAATTCCTCCTTGGCGTCAAACTCcgagtttttttttatttaaagtgGACATAGCGACTTTTCTTTCAGATAGCATgccatccaatttcttcttttgctcCTTGAAGTTCTGCACCTGAATTAACGTCTCCGAACACGTAGAACTGGAGTCCTGAAAAGCCGAGAATATGGTTGGCAAAGCATTCAGCACGTCATGTAGTGGGGATAGGGGGAAATCAGGGCTGCTTTTCAAAATAGACACAGCAGACAAAATGGTGGTCTTTTCCAAGTTCTCTAAGGCATTGAGATTCATGTTCAGAAAATTCTGCAGTGAAGCTTTTGCGGTGGCTAGCTCCAATCCAGAGGGGAGATCCGAAGAAGAGGCCACATGGGATGGTCCTGAGTCTAGGAATCTGAAGTCGAAGTCCAAGTCCAAAATCTCTTCGACAGAAGAAACCATTGCCCGTCGTGTTGATAAATCCTACAATGACAAAGAGGAAGTGAGATCCAAATGATAACGAAAGGAAGAATAGAATGGTTATTACCTGAGAATGAGAGTCAGTCGTCAAAGGTTTTTCTGCCACGTCATCAGAATGACTTTTTGGGAGAACTTTCCTGCGTTTAAGTGAGGCCAAAGAAATAGCCAATCGGACATAATCATCTAACTCGGTTTCTTGATCAGCAGAAGGACCAGAGGTTGAGGAGGAGTGATCACTTTCCACTATCATAGTACCAACCACAGGAGTGGAAGTGAGTGGGGGAATTGCATGAGGTAGTTGGGTGGTGGATCGAGTTCGTCTCCTCAATGGTTGAGCCACATATTCATTTTTTCCTCGTTTAGGAGTATGCAATTTGAACATG from the Primulina eburnea isolate SZY01 chromosome 3, ASM2296580v1, whole genome shotgun sequence genome contains:
- the LOC140828509 gene encoding uncharacterized protein, coding for MMKTELSQRKFTSLSLIDLSEQAKFFKSTVINHPITVSDDYSDWWAVKYTSLVPTALKLSGTRDVRKRWICQLPETTKRVQSHKSTMFKLHTPKRGKNEYVAQPLRRRTRSTTQLPHAIPPLTSTPVVGTMIVESDHSSSTSGPSADQETELDDYVRLAISLASLKRRKVLPKSHSDDVAEKPLTTDSHSQDLSTRRAMVSSVEEILDLDFDFRFLDSGPSHVASSSDLPSGLELATAKASLQNFLNMNLNALENLEKTTILSAVSILKSSPDFPLSPLHDVLNALPTIFSAFQDSSSTCSETLIQVQNFKEQKKKLDGMLSERKVAMSTLNKKKLGV
- the LOC140827389 gene encoding uncharacterized protein, whose translation is MTKHIKPLYIIAHVNGKPLSRVLIDNESAVNILPYRILQKLGKNVDDLIPTEVSVATFTGKSTKTLGVLPTNVTVGSRSSLSAFFVVNSSASFYALLGIYWIHTNHCVPSSMHQLLLMWKGDDVEAVQAYSQPYQSNSNT